The following coding sequences lie in one Gadus macrocephalus chromosome 1, ASM3116895v1 genomic window:
- the oard1 gene encoding ADP-ribose glycohydrolase OARD1, with the protein MSSEVENPSSDLPPESAEERCTVSHVSGDLFSCPEDEALAHCISEDCRMGAGIAVLFKKKFNGVEELKAQKKIPGQCAVLERGRRYVYYLITKSKASQKPTYDSLRRSLVDMKTQCTLNGVTRISMPRIGCGLDRLKWEKVSEILEQVFKHTDISITVYSLPHNTTTVKQHL; encoded by the exons GACCTACCGCCGGAG tcAGCAGAAGAGCGATGCACCGTGAGCCACGTGAGCGGGGATCTGTTCTCCTGTCCCGAGGACGAGGCGCTGGCCCACTGCATCAGTGAGGACTGCCGCATGGGGGCAGGCATCGCCGTCCTATTCAAGAAGAAGTTCAACGGGGTGGAGGAACTGAAGGCACAGA AAAAAATCCCAGGGCAATGTGCTGTACTGGAAAGAGGCAGACGATATGTATACTATTtg ATCACAAAGAGCAAGGCCAGCCAAAAGCCAACGTATGACAGCCTTAGACGCAGTCTGGTGGACATGAAGACCCAGTGTACCTTGAACGGAGTCACCAGGATATCAATGCCACG GATTGGCTGTGGCCTCGATCGACTGAAATGGGAAAAGGTGTCTGAGATACTGGAACAGGTTTTCAAACACACTGATATCTCCATCACAGTCTACAGCCTTCCTCATAATACCACAACAGTGAAACAACATCTGTAG